From one Candidatus Nitrospira nitrosa genomic stretch:
- a CDS encoding c-type cytochrome, whose amino-acid sequence MGYLSKFLGITAAVMFLSVSVVGAEEKDPTKPRVPPDQMADAKALKNPIATSPESIAKGKALYEGKGTCFNCHGKAGDGQGEAGKILNPSPRDFTNCKFHKKRKDGELMWVIKNGSPGTGMVSLVPAAITEEEAWNIINYERSFCKSE is encoded by the coding sequence ATGGGGTATCTGTCCAAGTTTTTGGGAATTACCGCAGCAGTGATGTTTCTCTCGGTCTCGGTGGTGGGAGCTGAAGAAAAGGATCCAACCAAGCCTCGCGTTCCGCCGGATCAGATGGCGGATGCAAAGGCACTGAAGAATCCGATCGCCACCTCGCCTGAAAGCATCGCCAAGGGCAAGGCATTGTATGAAGGGAAAGGTACCTGCTTCAATTGCCATGGCAAGGCCGGCGATGGCCAGGGAGAAGCGGGCAAGATCCTGAATCCAAGCCCACGCGATTTTACCAACTGCAAGTTCCACAAGAAGCGGAAAGATGGCGAGCTTATGTGGGTCATCAAGAACGGCAGCCCTGGGACTGGAATGGTATCCTTGGTCCCGGCAGCGATCACCGAAGAAGAAGCTTGGAACATCATCAATTATGAGCGGAGCTTCTGCAAGAGCGAGTAA
- a CDS encoding Do family serine endopeptidase: MFMWTQQTTNMLIGCGLALSAFLGSGCVSPVSASGVPPAWAQGFSEIVKKTTPAVVNIAVTGGGEGSRRRGGVPPNPFGAPPPGEEPGESPTPPTPHGGPPAPHGKPDQSAGSGVILDANGFIVTNNHVVEGATQITVTLSDRREFSAKVVGTDPKTDLAVVKIDAKDLPSLKWAEYEKLEVGDLVLAVGSPFGLSSTVTLGIISALGRGNVGIADYEDFIQTDAAINPGNSGGALINMNGDLIGINTAIFSRTGGSEGIGFAIPSSIALDIVDSLQKTGKVVRGWMGVAIQEITPALAKSFKLPDQRKGVLISDVNENGPSHAAGIKRGDVVVAFNGKEVQTVSQLRNLVARTVVGKDAQVKVVREGKEQVIAVKVAERPSDEILAKKEPGPPKEAGEQIKPPDNVLASLRVQALDNALMSQLNIPSKTTGVVVTSVEPGGQAEAAGLQRGDVIQEVNHESVKTLSEYQKAAEKIKKDELAVLLVNRQGNSLFVAVNPK, from the coding sequence ATGTTCATGTGGACTCAGCAAACGACGAACATGCTCATCGGTTGTGGATTGGCCCTGTCCGCGTTTCTTGGAAGCGGGTGCGTGTCACCCGTCTCGGCTTCAGGGGTTCCTCCAGCATGGGCGCAGGGGTTCTCGGAGATTGTCAAAAAGACGACGCCTGCCGTCGTGAACATTGCCGTCACCGGCGGAGGAGAAGGGAGTCGGAGGCGAGGAGGAGTTCCTCCTAACCCATTCGGAGCCCCACCTCCTGGGGAAGAGCCAGGTGAATCACCGACTCCGCCGACGCCCCATGGTGGCCCCCCTGCTCCGCACGGCAAACCTGACCAGAGTGCCGGTTCCGGGGTCATTCTTGATGCCAATGGGTTTATCGTGACCAACAATCACGTTGTAGAAGGGGCGACCCAGATCACTGTGACGTTGAGTGATCGGCGGGAGTTTTCTGCCAAGGTCGTCGGGACCGATCCAAAGACGGACCTGGCGGTGGTGAAGATCGATGCCAAGGATCTCCCGTCACTCAAGTGGGCAGAGTATGAAAAGCTTGAGGTCGGGGATCTGGTGTTAGCCGTCGGGAGTCCTTTTGGTCTGAGCTCGACCGTGACGCTCGGCATCATCAGCGCCTTGGGGCGTGGCAATGTCGGGATTGCCGATTATGAAGACTTTATCCAGACCGATGCGGCCATTAACCCAGGAAATTCTGGTGGAGCGCTCATCAATATGAATGGGGATCTGATCGGGATTAACACTGCGATTTTCTCGAGAACGGGCGGATCCGAGGGAATCGGGTTTGCGATTCCCAGCAGCATCGCGCTCGATATCGTCGATAGCCTCCAAAAGACGGGGAAAGTCGTGCGCGGGTGGATGGGGGTGGCGATTCAGGAGATTACGCCGGCCTTGGCGAAATCCTTCAAGCTTCCGGATCAGCGAAAAGGCGTGTTGATCAGCGACGTCAACGAGAATGGCCCCTCGCATGCCGCCGGAATCAAGCGGGGTGACGTGGTGGTGGCCTTCAATGGGAAAGAGGTGCAGACGGTCAGTCAACTGCGTAATCTGGTTGCTCGAACCGTTGTCGGGAAAGACGCCCAGGTGAAGGTCGTCCGGGAAGGGAAGGAGCAGGTCATTGCCGTGAAGGTGGCGGAGCGTCCTTCGGATGAGATCTTGGCGAAGAAGGAGCCGGGGCCGCCGAAGGAAGCGGGAGAGCAGATTAAGCCACCGGACAATGTGTTGGCATCGCTTCGTGTTCAGGCGTTGGACAATGCGTTGATGAGTCAATTGAACATCCCTTCCAAAACGACTGGGGTGGTGGTCACTTCGGTGGAGCCTGGTGGACAGGCGGAGGCGGCCGGCTTGCAGCGCGGCGATGTCATCCAAGAAGTCAACCACGAATCCGTCAAGACGCTCAGCGAGTACCAAAAGGCCGCCGAGAAAATTAAAAAAGACGAGCTCGCGGTGTTGCTGGTCAATCGTCAGGGGAACAGCCTCTTCGTGGCGGTCAATCCGAAGTAA
- a CDS encoding Mrp/NBP35 family ATP-binding protein, with the protein MARELNVINTSGSGDACTYMWACAICDETEQCQKDKEGHSRWLVAKRMERIEYKVLIMSNKGGVGKSTCTTNIAVSLALKGWHVGICDMDIHGPNIPKMVGAEGQKLKISTSGGIIPFQAYNLKIASMSFLLQNSDDPIIWRDAYKYEFINQLLGGVDWQDLNFLLIDLPPGTGNESVTTIDLLGQVSGAVIVTTPQEVALLDSRKSVTFCKDSDVPIIGIVENMSGLECPHCHTHIDVFRRGGGEASASDMGVPFLGRIPLDPDVVTQSDAGEPFALFNSDTPTAEAYHQIANQVEAFCKKGTSLLKVGKPTAGPMRGFSQ; encoded by the coding sequence ATGGCACGTGAACTCAATGTGATCAATACCAGTGGAAGCGGAGATGCCTGCACCTATATGTGGGCCTGCGCCATCTGTGATGAAACGGAACAATGTCAAAAGGATAAGGAAGGACATAGCCGCTGGCTGGTAGCCAAGCGAATGGAGCGGATCGAGTACAAGGTACTCATCATGAGCAACAAGGGTGGTGTGGGGAAGAGTACCTGTACCACGAACATTGCGGTGAGTTTGGCGCTCAAAGGATGGCATGTCGGGATTTGCGATATGGACATCCATGGTCCCAATATTCCCAAGATGGTCGGAGCCGAAGGACAGAAGCTCAAGATCAGCACCTCCGGCGGGATTATTCCTTTTCAGGCGTACAATTTGAAAATTGCCTCCATGTCGTTTCTGTTGCAGAACTCGGATGATCCCATCATCTGGCGAGATGCCTATAAGTATGAATTCATCAATCAGCTTCTGGGTGGAGTCGATTGGCAAGATCTGAATTTTCTCCTGATCGATCTTCCTCCAGGGACGGGCAACGAATCAGTCACCACGATCGATTTGCTCGGCCAGGTCAGTGGGGCCGTCATTGTCACGACTCCTCAGGAAGTGGCCTTGCTTGATTCGCGAAAATCGGTGACGTTTTGTAAGGATAGTGATGTGCCGATCATCGGCATCGTGGAAAACATGAGTGGGCTAGAGTGTCCACACTGCCATACGCATATCGATGTGTTCAGAAGGGGCGGTGGGGAAGCTTCCGCGAGCGATATGGGCGTTCCGTTCTTGGGACGAATTCCGCTCGATCCGGACGTGGTCACACAATCGGATGCCGGGGAACCCTTCGCGCTCTTCAATTCCGATACACCCACGGCGGAGGCCTATCACCAGATTGCCAATCAGGTCGAAGCGTTCTGTAAGAAAGGGACGTCGCTCCTGAAAGTGGGAAAGCCGACTGCTGGGCCAATGAGAGGATTCAGCCAGTGA
- the tatC gene encoding twin-arginine translocase subunit TatC, which translates to MLNKLNQWLQDSVFKPLEDKKMPVMEHLVEFQVRLTRTVIALAVVFMGTFFYADALVKWLRVPLQNMFVPSQLTWEPTDLPTVPFVFLAPAEALWQNVKVAGLCAIVLAMPYLLYEIWRFVVPGLHAQERRFVGPFVCVSAAAFYAGAGFSFFFVLPFALNFLISYGVNAGFAPQISIAQYVGFALWFLMVFGLIFEVPLALTLMAKLGWVDAPFLIQYWKWALLGSFVIAAILTPTPDPFNQTLMAGPMFLLYWVGIFGAKVFGKKPTADTESDQPSVPTVAMAGSGVGGRAAGVAVPNSSTGEDYVGVPGSRQR; encoded by the coding sequence GTGTTGAACAAACTGAACCAGTGGCTGCAAGATTCGGTTTTCAAGCCGCTGGAGGATAAGAAAATGCCGGTCATGGAACACCTTGTGGAGTTCCAGGTCCGGCTGACCCGTACGGTGATCGCATTGGCCGTCGTGTTTATGGGGACCTTCTTCTATGCCGATGCGTTAGTCAAATGGCTGCGCGTTCCGCTTCAGAACATGTTCGTTCCCAGTCAGTTGACCTGGGAACCCACCGATCTCCCGACCGTGCCGTTTGTGTTTCTCGCTCCGGCGGAGGCGCTCTGGCAGAACGTCAAGGTAGCTGGCCTGTGTGCCATTGTGCTCGCCATGCCGTATCTGTTGTACGAGATCTGGCGGTTCGTGGTTCCTGGGCTGCACGCTCAAGAACGGCGGTTTGTCGGGCCGTTCGTGTGTGTCAGCGCGGCGGCGTTTTATGCGGGGGCAGGGTTTTCATTTTTTTTCGTTCTGCCGTTTGCCTTAAATTTTTTGATTTCGTACGGCGTCAACGCGGGATTTGCACCGCAGATTTCTATTGCGCAATATGTCGGCTTCGCCCTCTGGTTTCTCATGGTGTTTGGGCTGATTTTTGAAGTGCCGTTGGCGCTGACGCTCATGGCGAAGCTCGGGTGGGTGGATGCGCCGTTCCTGATTCAATATTGGAAGTGGGCGCTGTTAGGGTCGTTCGTGATCGCGGCGATCCTGACTCCCACGCCTGACCCATTCAATCAAACGCTGATGGCAGGTCCGATGTTTCTGCTCTACTGGGTCGGAATTTTTGGAGCGAAAGTCTTTGGGAAAAAACCCACGGCCGATACCGAGTCCGACCAGCCTTCAGTTCCGACGGTCGCGATGGCGGGGTCCGGAGTCGGAGGGCGTGCTGCCGGCGTGGCGGTGCCGAACTCTTCCACAGGAGAGGATTATGTGGGGGTTCCCGGCAGTCGACAGCGTTAG
- a CDS encoding caspase family protein encodes MTHDHRLSNRGILAGAWIGAVLLVLAGCATHLEFPPMGTPLSASAKLETSSALKDLTLRYTDTCGQLQEFPLGERLQEALQEGLHRTFDRVVSEGAESAGPPDHVVQVDLVDSSFDLNKEALYDRAPALIHLNAIARIYDRTGTLLRQTDIAVSRQERLRLEQISKNCDYIIGPFIQDTTIDFATRVALTAKQAAASHDALSSTEPTAPPSESLIVPPTLSPIRPEQPNGSAASSALRFKALLLDENSDLMFEGGEHIRVRVDVVNTGSTLVENASVSLTGTRLTLEQFPTTVLRIPPLQPGQTRSLEFVATLPLLAQPEQAEIRVIVEERSGAAAPPQTLSFTIAPTGTRGDDVDQVSTQASTVQHPAISVVAIGISSTLTQQIPSRTHAAHDAETVAKYFQTLGGVPSSNIALLTDRKATSAQIEKTLREWLPTRSTTDGIVIIYYSGQAMVSPRGEIMLVPYDGTKTPTSLYRLSALESVLARLHPQQAILIFDGKTSPIVDQTKTPPTPRWDLDGENTIRLIAVEGLATGIEDDAHRHGLFTYYLLRGLRGEADTNRDGKVTLGEMSGFVRQKVAWASKSQFGTTQRPQIIPLLKADDKATDLVLTTLPSLSASEAP; translated from the coding sequence GTGACCCACGACCACCGACTCAGCAATAGAGGCATTCTAGCAGGCGCTTGGATCGGCGCTGTACTGCTCGTCCTCGCCGGCTGCGCGACACATCTTGAGTTCCCTCCAATGGGGACTCCCCTTTCCGCCAGCGCCAAACTGGAAACGTCATCCGCCCTCAAGGACCTCACGCTTCGCTATACTGATACATGCGGGCAGCTCCAGGAATTTCCGTTAGGGGAGCGCTTGCAAGAAGCCTTACAGGAAGGCCTTCACCGAACCTTTGACCGTGTGGTTTCTGAGGGAGCAGAAAGTGCCGGTCCACCGGACCATGTCGTCCAGGTCGACCTAGTCGACTCGTCATTCGATCTCAATAAAGAGGCACTCTACGACCGTGCCCCGGCCCTGATCCATCTCAACGCGATCGCCCGAATCTATGACCGAACAGGGACGTTGCTCCGGCAAACGGACATTGCCGTGTCCCGCCAGGAACGTCTGCGACTCGAACAGATCTCAAAGAACTGCGATTACATCATTGGTCCGTTCATCCAGGACACCACCATCGACTTTGCAACCAGGGTCGCCCTCACCGCAAAACAAGCTGCCGCGAGCCATGACGCGCTCAGCTCGACCGAGCCGACGGCTCCACCATCGGAAAGCCTCATCGTGCCTCCCACTTTGAGCCCAATACGCCCCGAACAACCAAATGGCTCTGCGGCGTCATCCGCTCTCCGATTCAAGGCGCTGTTACTCGATGAAAACAGCGATCTCATGTTCGAAGGTGGCGAACATATTCGCGTCCGCGTCGACGTCGTCAATACAGGATCAACTCTGGTGGAGAACGCCTCGGTCTCGTTGACAGGAACTCGGCTCACCCTCGAACAGTTTCCCACGACCGTCTTGAGAATTCCGCCTCTGCAACCTGGCCAAACACGATCGTTGGAGTTTGTCGCCACCCTGCCCCTGCTCGCGCAGCCGGAACAGGCTGAGATTCGAGTGATCGTTGAGGAGCGCAGTGGCGCCGCAGCCCCGCCTCAAACCCTGTCCTTCACGATCGCTCCGACGGGAACTAGAGGTGACGATGTCGATCAGGTATCAACCCAAGCATCCACTGTTCAACACCCAGCCATCTCCGTCGTTGCCATCGGCATCAGTTCCACTCTCACGCAACAGATTCCATCACGCACGCATGCGGCGCATGATGCGGAAACGGTCGCTAAGTATTTTCAGACGCTCGGAGGTGTGCCGTCTTCCAATATCGCCCTGTTGACAGACCGCAAGGCCACCTCTGCGCAGATCGAAAAAACCCTGCGCGAATGGCTCCCGACTCGTTCGACGACGGACGGGATCGTGATCATCTACTATTCCGGCCAAGCGATGGTTTCGCCAAGAGGGGAAATCATGCTGGTGCCCTATGACGGGACCAAGACTCCAACCAGTCTGTATCGACTAAGCGCACTGGAGTCAGTCCTTGCGAGACTGCATCCGCAACAGGCTATCTTGATCTTCGACGGGAAAACGTCTCCCATTGTCGACCAGACCAAAACACCCCCCACCCCGCGATGGGACCTGGATGGAGAGAACACGATTCGATTGATCGCCGTCGAGGGGCTCGCAACCGGTATCGAGGATGACGCCCATCGTCACGGTCTCTTTACCTACTACCTGCTGCGCGGCCTGCGCGGGGAAGCAGATACGAATCGAGATGGAAAAGTCACGCTTGGAGAGATGAGCGGATTCGTGCGGCAAAAAGTCGCCTGGGCGTCAAAATCACAGTTTGGGACGACCCAACGTCCTCAGATCATCCCATTGCTCAAAGCGGATGACAAAGCTACTGACCTAGTCCTCACCACACTACCTTCTCTCTCGGCATCAGAAGCACCCTAA
- a CDS encoding transposase, with product MIGKELLTVGLFDTNVDVDLYTGWVGQDLLLKLPPASILVMDSATFHKQGDTQAALIHDGHTLESLPPYSPDLNQIEHKWA from the coding sequence CTGATTGGGAAGGAGCTGCTGACCGTCGGGCTGTTCGATACCAATGTTGATGTCGATCTCTATACTGGCTGGGTGGGGCAAGACCTGCTGCTCAAACTGCCTCCCGCATCGATCCTTGTCATGGATAGTGCCACGTTCCATAAGCAGGGGGACACACAAGCCGCACTGATTCATGACGGACATACGCTGGAGTCTCTCCCGCCCTATAGCCCAGACCTCAACCAGATCGAGCATAAATGGGCGTGA
- a CDS encoding integrase core domain-containing protein, with the protein MDTRTRIILAAELATQGLSVSAIAGQLERHRETIGLWLKAVRIEGLSVFLDRYAAAKTGPRPARQVPGAVKRLVWAIRAREYDCCGQKIQYFLAHEQHIHLSVPKIYEILAERYVLRPRGRTNQPRGVVPIATVPRAVIQMDTVVFGEVFAFTGVDIYTKEADVVLRTGLTSEDGAMFLRTAMTRRFTGPVQIIQTDGGSEFKGVFAQQVLQYCTRHRIARPYKKNEQAYIESFNRTLRKECLGWISYRVEELPTLQGEVRAFLDRYHYHRPHLGFTPMRPPLSPSREGPDGLSDIYGE; encoded by the coding sequence ATGGACACAAGAACTCGGATCATTCTTGCAGCGGAACTGGCGACTCAAGGGCTCTCCGTTTCCGCGATCGCGGGCCAACTTGAGCGCCATCGAGAAACCATAGGACTCTGGCTGAAGGCGGTTCGAATCGAAGGACTCTCTGTCTTTCTGGATCGCTATGCTGCGGCCAAGACGGGGCCACGTCCGGCACGACAGGTCCCGGGAGCGGTCAAACGCCTTGTCTGGGCGATTCGCGCCCGTGAATACGACTGCTGTGGGCAGAAGATTCAGTACTTTCTGGCTCATGAACAGCATATCCATCTCTCTGTTCCCAAGATCTATGAAATCTTGGCTGAACGATACGTCTTACGGCCTCGGGGCCGGACCAATCAGCCACGCGGCGTTGTGCCGATTGCCACGGTTCCCCGCGCGGTCATTCAGATGGATACCGTGGTTTTTGGCGAGGTCTTCGCCTTTACCGGGGTGGACATCTATACGAAGGAAGCGGATGTCGTTCTGCGGACCGGACTAACAAGCGAGGATGGGGCCATGTTTTTGCGCACAGCCATGACTCGCCGCTTTACCGGGCCTGTGCAGATCATCCAGACCGATGGGGGCTCAGAGTTCAAAGGCGTGTTTGCCCAACAGGTGCTCCAGTATTGTACACGACATCGCATCGCCCGTCCCTATAAGAAGAACGAGCAGGCGTATATTGAGAGCTTCAATCGAACCCTGCGCAAGGAATGCTTGGGGTGGATCTCCTATCGAGTAGAAGAACTGCCCACACTCCAGGGCGAGGTGCGTGCATTTCTGGACCGGTATCACTATCATCGGCCGCATCTTGGATTCACCCCGATGCGACCGCCGTTATCGCCAAGCCGTGAAGGACCTGACGGACTGTCGGATATTTACGGAGAATAG